The following are encoded together in the Lactuca sativa cultivar Salinas chromosome 1, Lsat_Salinas_v11, whole genome shotgun sequence genome:
- the LOC111894734 gene encoding E3 ubiquitin-protein ligase UPL2 translates to MAGTLRSSLPSRLRQLLSGEGPIGPNVKLDSETPPKVKAFIDKVILCPLQDIAIPLSGFHWEYSKGNFHHWRPLFLHFDTYFKTYLSSRKDLLLADPLEDDTPFPKQSVLQILRVMQIILENCHNKSSFDGLEHFKLLLASADPEVLIATLETLSALVKINPSKLHASGKLVGCGSINSCLLSLAQGWGSKEEGLGLYSCVMLNERTQDEGLTLFPSDLQTENDNSQNRVGSTLYFELHGGDATSTSTSVINIPDLHLRKEDDLSLMKLMIEQYSVLPEHRFSLLTRVRYAHAFRSPRICRLYSKICLLAFIVLVQSSDSHDELVSFFANEPEYTNELIRLVKSEDTIPGTIRTLAMHALGSQLAAYSSSHERARILSGSSISFAGGNRMILLNVLQRAISSLSNSSDPSSIAFVEALLQFYLLHVISTSSSGSVIRGSGMVPTFLPLLEDSDPSHMHLVCLAVKTLQKLMDYSNSAVTLFKDLGGVELLTNRLQIEVGRVIGSEIGDDNSSMSIGESSSSNVDWLYSQKRLIRVLLKALGSATYAPANSTRPQGGHDVSLPATLSMIFGNVDKFGGDIYSAAVTVMSEMIHKDPTCYASLDELGLPDAFLESVKAGVVPSSKALTCVPNGIGAICLNTKGLESVRETSALTFLVDIFTDKKYVLAMNDGIVPLANAVEELLRHVASLRGTGVDMIIQIVNKIASIEDGKARAKLGKLNNESNSMDMDMEDKENVGPVLVAATDSVSEGVGDEQFIQLCIFHVMVLVHRTMENAETCRLFVEKEGIEALLKLLLRPSITQSSEGMSIALHSTMVFKSFTQHHSAPLARAFCSALRDYLKTTLTGFGVLSGSFLLDPKATPDAGVFPSLFLVEFLLFLAASKDNRWVTALLQEFGNESKDVLEDIGRTHREILWQIALLEDAKFETDDDSDRSRSSEPNASESEEQRFNSFRQFLDPLLRRRMSGWSFESQFFDLITLYRDLTHASGVPQRQSTTDGPSALHLGGVHQSQSQSQSQASASSSDVASAGVGSREVDKHRSYYSSCCDMMRSLSLHITHLFQELGKAMLLPSRRRDDMVTVSPASRSVASTFASITLDHMNFEGHMKPSGSVSSWSPKCRYLGKVIDFIDGILLEKPDTCNPVLLNCLYGRGVLQSVLTTFEATSELLFTVNRTPASPMDTDEGTPKHESEETVRSWIDGPLASYGKLMDHLVTSSFILSPFTKHFLTQPLVTGDIAFPRDAEVFVKVLQSMILKAVLPVWTHQQFTDCSDDFIATLISIIRHVFSGVEVRSVSSTGSRPSGPPPNETTISTIVEMGFSRARAEEALRQVGSNSVELAMEWLFSHPEEVQEDDELARALAMSLGNSGTDTKEATTNESSQQIEEETVQLPPVDDLLSTCKKLLEMKDSLAFPVRDLLAMICSQDEGRYRSNVISFILEQVKLCSANADGGKNNMLSSLFHVLALILNEDKDAREVASKSGLVKVAADLLSEWNSRSHENEKLIVPKWVTAAFLAIDRLAQVDQKLNADISELLKKEDVGNQNSVVVIDEDKQNKSMGLSSKHIDVDEQKRFVEISCGYLTKQLPAETIHAVLQLCATLTRTHSVAVSFLDAGGLPLLLSLPTSSLFVGFDNVAATIIRHILEDPQTLQQAMESEIRHSILTAANRQSNGRLTPRNFLLNLTSVISRDPVVFMRAARSVCQIEMVGERPYVVLLKDREKDKVKEKEKEKDKERGEEKDKPQTPQIDAKLTLGNAKLPEGNAKNAKVHRKLPQSFVTVIELLLESVITFVPPPEDKAAAGGEGSSVADMEIDVALSKSKGKAIASATEENGDNGQESSASLAKVVFILKLLKEILLMYGPSVHVLLRKDAEVSSSHGHGGGIFHHILCKFLPHLRSSKKEKKSDADWRHKLAGRASQLLVAACVRSTEARKRIFIEINNAFSDFVDSSKVHRPPGNDIQAFVDLLGDVLAARSPTGSSISGEASVTFIDVGLVRLLTRTLQMLDLDHADSIKIVPGLVKVLELVTKEHVHAAEANTTKGENSTKAPDHGQPGGTDHTGDIDTSQSTETAALPNSSSAPTEVAEGFSTVQTYGGSEAVTDDMEHDQDIDGGFAPPSEDDYMHENSEDARGLENGLGSVGIRFEIQPDIRERLDEDDEDMSGDEGDEVDEDEDGDDDDDGHNDLEEDEVHHLPHPDTDQDDHEIEDEFDEDMIEEEDEDDEDDDGGVILRLGEGMNGINVLDHIEVFGRDHSFSNDTLHVMPVEVFGSRRQGRTTSIYNLLGRSGDSSVASQHPLLMEPSSSRAVSSRQADNGRDGHIERNLESSSSRLDSIFRSLRNGRHGQHGHRLSMWNDDQQSGGSNASSIPVGLEDLLVSHLRRPTPPEKASASDQEKVEEGQQTKNESQESAGMVPETETAGESSSNDDQVPPLNGSGSTPAVDDESQEEGTDATLGQPHDMQFESNDSGVRDVEAVSQESSGSGATLGESLRSLDVEIGSADGHDDGPTRRTNVSINARDASLHSVSEVSQETDQSDPAEDAPRDRDGAAGSAPIDPAFLDALPEELRAEVLSGPQGPGPVAAQPPATSEPQNDGDIDPEFLAALPPDIRAEVLAQQQAQGAHRAQELEGQPVEMDTVSIIATFPSELREEVLLTSSDAVLANLTPALVAEANMLRERFARRYNRTLFGMFPRSRRGESSRRGEGAGSSMDRSGGIITRRSSGSKPVETDGAPLVDQEDLKAMIRLLRVVQPLYKPQLQRLLLNLCAHGDTRSSVVKILMDLLLLDIRKPGNNLNASEPSYRLYACQSHVMYSRPQCFDGVPPLVSRRVLETLTYLARNHTFVAKLLLQFRFPPDKSHGKAIMVVEDNETEKLQGDFLAITMLLSLLNQPLYLRSIAHLEQLLNLLDVIIDNAESKQAPAPVSVPEESAAQMSTLNADDAGGSGSNTKSPKADDASKPSSSGANTEYDSHTVLLSLPQAELRLLCSLLARECLSDNAYALVAEVLKKLVTIAPHHCHLFITELAGAMKNLTTSAMDELRRFGEIEKALITTTASDGAAILRVIQALSSLVTSLNNQEKDETVAETDQAATLSLVGDINAALEPLWTELSTCISKIESYSDASSPSPSPSPDMSESLTSRPSGAMPPLPAGTQNILPYIESFFVMCEKLHPGSPQDFGIMDEATTSKVDEKHVVFVKFSEKHRKLLNAFIRQNPGLLEKSFSLMLKVPRFIDFDNKRSHFRSKIKHQHDHHHSPLRISVRRAYILEDSYNQLRMRSTQDLKGRLTVHFQGEEGIDAGGLTREWYQLLSRVIFDKGALLFTTVGNDSTFQPNPNSVYQTEHLSYFKFVGRVVGKALFDGQLLDVHFTRSFYKHILGVKVTYHDIEAIDPGYFKNLKWMLENDISDILDLTFSIDADEEKLILCERTEVTDYELIPGGRNIRVTEENKHKYVDLIAEHRLTTAIRPQINAFLEGFTELIPRDLISIFHDKELELLISGLPDIDLDDMKANTEYSGYSAASPVIQWFWEVAQAFSKEDKARLLQFVTGTSKVPLEGFSALQGISGSQKFQIHKAYGRPDHLPSAHTCFNQLDLPEYPSKEHLEERLLLAIHEANEGFGFG, encoded by the exons ATGGCGGGTACCCTAAGATCGAGCTTGCCGTCGAGGTTACGGCAGCTTTTATCCGGTGAAGGACCTATCGGTCCGAATGTTAAACTTGACTCTGAGACT CCCCCAAAAGTGAAGGCATTCATTGACAAGGTGATTCTGTGTCCATTGCAAGACATAGCAATCCCTCTTTCAGGTTTCCACTGGGAGTACAGCAAG GGAAATTTTCATCATTGGAGGCCACTGTTTCTGCATTTTGATACATACTTCAAGACATACTTGTCTAGCAGGAAGGACCTTCTTTTAGCAGACCCTTTAGAAGATGATACCCCTTTCCCTAAACAATCTGTTCTTCAGATTCTGCGTGTCATGCAAATAATTCTAGAGAATTGTCACAACAAAAGTTCCTTTGATGGTTTAGAG CATTTCAAGCTGTTGCTTGCATCAGCAGACCCCGAGGTTCTCATTGCAACCCTGGAGACTCTTTCTGCATTGGTGAAAATAAATCCCTCAAAGCTTCATGCAAGTGGGAAGCTGGTAGGATGTGGTTCAATAAACAGTTGTCTTTTATCATTAGCGCAAGGATGGGGAAGCAAGGAAGAGGGTCTGGGCTTATACTCATGTGTTATGTTAAATGAAAGAACCCAAGATGAAGGTCTAACCCTGTTTCCATCTGATTTACAAACCGAAAACGACAATTCTCAAAACCGTGTGGGGTCCACTCTCTATTTTGAGCTGCATGGTGGTGATGCTACATCTACCAGCACAAGTGTTATTAACATCCCTGATCTTCACTTGCGTAAGGAGGATGATTTGTCTTTGATGAAGCTGATGATCGAGCAGTATAGTGTGCTCCCTGAGCACAGGTTCTCATTGCTGACTAGGGTTAGATATGCTCACGCCTTTCGTTCTCCAAGAATCTGCAGGCTATACAGCAAGATATGCCTTCTTGCTTTTATAGTTCTTGTTCAGTCAAGTGATTCGCATGATGAGCTTGTGTCCTTTTTTGCTAATGAGCCGGAGTATACAAATGAGTTGATCAGACTAGTGAAATCTGAAGACACGATACCTGGAACAATTCGTACGCTTGCAATGCATGCTCTAGGATCCCAGCTGGCTGCATATTCATCTTCTCATGAAAGGGCACGCATTCTGAGTGGCTCAAGCATCAGTTTTGCTGGTGGAAACCGCATGATTCTTCTTAACGTGCTGCAAAGGGCGATTTCGTCTTTGAGCAACTCTAGTGATCCCTCGTCCATCGCATTCGTTGAGGCACTTCTTCAGTTCTATTTGCTTCATGTGATATCCACATCAAGTTCCGGGAGTGTTATACGGGGATCAGGAATGGTTCCGACTTTTTTACCTCTGTTAGAGGACTCGGATCCTTCACACATGCATCTCGTCTGTTTAGCTGTGAAGACACTGCAAAAGCTCATGGATTACAGCAATTCGGCTGTGACTCTGTTTAAAGATTTGGGAGGGGTAGAGCTTCTAACCAACAGATTGCAGATAGAAGTAGGTAGGGTGATTGGTTCAGAAATAGGAGATGACAATAGTTCAATGAGCATCGGGGAGTCCTCGAGCAGTAATGTTGACTGGCTGTATTCTCAGAAGCGGCTCATCAGGGTTTTATTGAAAGCACTTGGTTCTGCTACTTACGCCCCAGCAAATTCTACAAGACCTCAAGGGGGTCATGATGTTTCATTGCCTGCCACTCTTTCCATGATCTTTGGAAATGTGGATAAGTTTGGAGGTGATATATATTCTGCAGCTGTCACTGTCATGAGTGAAATGATCCATAAAGACCCAACTTGTTATGCTTCATTGGATGAATTAGGTCTTCCAGACGCGTTTCTAGAGTCGGTGAAAGCTGGAGTTGTACCTTCTTCAAAAGCCCTTACTTGTGTTCCCAATGGTATCGGGGCTATCTGTCTCAACACCAAAGGCCTAGAGTCTGTTAGAGAGACTTCAGCATTGACGTTTCTGGTTGATATTTTCACCGATAAGAAATATGTACTTGCAATGAATGATGGAATTGTGCCTTTGGCGAATGCTGTTGAGGAGCTTTTGCGTCATGTTGCTTCACTCAGAGGTACCGGTGTAGACATGATCATTCAGATTGTTAATAAAATTGCTTCCATAGAGGATGGTAAGGCCAGAGCAAAATTGGGGAAACTTAACAATGAGAGTAATTCTATGGATATGGACATGGAAGATAAAGAAAATGTAGGTCCGGTTCTTGTTGCTGCCACAGATTCGGTTTCTGAAGGAGTTGGTGATGAGCAGTTTATCCAGTTGTGCATCTTTCATGTCATGGTCTTGGTTCATAGAACAATGGAGAATGCTGAAACGTGCAGGCTGTTTGTTGAAAAAGAGGGGATCGAAGCTTTGTTGAAGCTTTTATTAAGACCAAGTATAACACAGTCATCAGAAGGGATGTCGATTGCTTTGCATAGCACCATGGTTTTCAAGAGCTTTACGCAACATCACTCTGCTCCATTAGCACGTGCCTTTTGTTCTGCTCTTCGTGATTATCTCAAGACAACTTTGACAGGATTCGGTGTTCTTTCAGGATCCTTTCTGCTTGACCCCAAAGCCACTCCAGATGCTGGAGTTTTCCCTTCGCTTTTTCTTGTTGAATTCCTTCTGTTTCTTGCTGCTTCAAAAGACAACCGATGGGTCACGGCATTGCTTCAAGAATTTGGAAACGAAAGCAAGGATGTTTTAGAAGATATCGGGCGTACTCATCGTGAGATTTTATGGCAGATTGCACTGCTTGAAGATGCCAAATTTGAAACCGATGATGACAGTGACAGATCAAGATCCTCAGAACCTAATGCATCAGAATCCGAGGAGCAAAGATTCAACTCCTTCAGGCAGTTTCTTGATCCTTTATTGAGAAGAAGGATGTCCGGATGGAGTTTTGAATCCCAGTTTTTTGATTTAATCACTCTGTATCGCGATCTTACACATGCGTCTGGTGTTCCACAACGACAGAGTACGACAGATGGTCCTTCAGCCCTACATCTTGGAGGGGTCCACCAATCACAATCACAATCACAATCACAGGCGTCTGCGTCTTCTTCAGATGTTGCTAGTGCCGGTGTTGGCTCAAGGGAAGTTGACAAGCATAGATCGTATTATTCTTCTTGTTGTGATATGATGAGGTCGCTCTCTCTGCACATTACACATCTGTTCCAAGAGCTTGGGAAAGCAATGTTGCTTCCTTCTAGAAGACGAGATGACATGGTGACAGTTTCGCCTGCTTCAAGATCAGTGGCTTCTACATTTGCTTCCATCACATtggatcacatgaactttgaagGTCACATGAAGCCTTCTGGATCGGTATCATCCTGGTCACCAAAGTGTCGTTACCTGGGCAAGGTCATAGACTTCATCGATGGGATTCTCCTGGAAAAGCCCGACACCTGCAACCCTGTTCTATTGAATTGTTTATATGGTCGTGGTGTGCTTCAGTCGGTTCTCACCACATTTGAAGCTACCAGTGAGTTGCTATTCACAGTCAACAGGACGCCTGCATCTCCAATGGATACCGATGAAGGAACTCCAAAGCATGAATCAGAAGAAACAGTTCGTTCGTGGATAGATGGTCCTTTAGCCAGTTATGGTAAACTTATGGATCATCTAGTGACATCATCTTTTATTCTGTCGCCATTCACCAAACATTTTCTTACACAACCCCTTGTAACTGGCGATATTGCATTTCCACGTGATGCGGAAGTTTTCGTGAAGGTTCTTCAATCCATGATTCTGAAAGCTGTTCTCCCTGTATGGACACATCAACAATTCACTGACTGTAGTGACGATTTCATTGCTACCTTGATATCTATTATCCGTCATGTGTTTTCTGGGGTTGAAGTGAGAAGTGTAAGCAGTACAGGATCGCGTCCCTCTGGTCCTCCCCCAAATGAAACAACTATATCCACAATTGTAGAAATGGGATTTTCCAGAGCTCGAGCAGAGGAGGCTCTGAGACAGGTGGGGTCAAACAGTGTGGAGTTGGCAATGGAGTGGCTGTTCTCACATCCAGAAGAAGTTCAAGAAGATGATGAACTTGCTCGTGCACTTGCTATGTCTCTTGGTAATTCTGGAACAGACACAAAAGAAGCTACTACAAATGAAAGTAGTCAACAGATTGAAGAGGAAACCGTGCAGCTACCCCCAGTTGATGACCTGCTGTCTACTTGCAAAAAGCTTCTAGAAATGAAAGATTCTCTTGCCTTTCCGGTTCGGGATCTTCTTGCAATGATATGCTCTCAAGATGAAGGTCGATACAGGTCAAATGTTATATCGTTTATTCTAGAACAGGTGAAGCTTTGCAGTGCCAATGCTGATGGTGGAAAGAACAACATGCTATCCTCCCTCTTTCATGTCCTTGCTTTGATTCTGAACGAGGATAAGGATGCAAGAGAAGTTGCTTCCAAGAGTGGTCTGGTTAAGGTTGCAGCAGATCTTTTGTCGGAGTGGAACTCCCGTTCACACGAGAATGAGAAACTGATTGTTCCTAAATGGGTGACAGCCGCTTTTCTTGCTATCGACAGGCTGGCGCAGGTTGATCAAAAGTTGAATGCTGATATTTCAGAGTTGTTGAAGAAAGAGGATGTGGGCAACCAGAATTCTGTTGTTGTGATAGATGAGGACAAGCAAAATAAGTCCATGGGATTATCCTCAAAGCATATTGATGTGGATGAACAGAAGAGGTTTGTTGAGATATCATGTGGGTATTTAACGAAGCAGCTTCCTGCTGAAACGATCCATGCTGTTCTGCAGCTATGCGCTACACTTACAAGAACTCACTCTGTTGCTGTTAGCTTTTTAGATGCTGGAGGTTTGCCTTTGCTGTTATCTTTGCCTACAAGCAGtctatttgttgggtttgataaTGTTGCTGCTACTATTATTCGCCATATTCTTGAAGATCCACAGACTCTCCAACAGGCCATGGAAAGTGAAATCCGCCATAGTATTCTGACAGCTGCCAACCGACAGTCTAACGGAAGGCTCACACCCCGtaattttttgttaaatttgacgTCTGTCATCTCAAGGGATCCTGTGGTTTTTATGCGGGCTGCACGATCTGTGTGCCAAATTGAAATGGTTGGTGAGCGTCCATATGTTGTCTTGCTAAAAGACCGCGAGAAGGATAAGGTTAAAGAAAAAGAGAAGGAGAAAGacaaagagagaggagaggaaaAAGATAAGCCACAGACTCCTCAAATTGATGCAAAGTTGACATTGGGTAATGCCAAACTACCTGAGGGAAATGCTAAGAATGCAAAAGTTCATCGTAAGCTTCCTCAAAGTTTTGTTACAGTAATTGAGCTGCTTTTGGAATCAGTTATTACTTTTGTACCTCCTCCAGAAGACAAGGCAGCGGCAGGTGGAGAGGGTTCTTCAGTGGCTGATATGGAAATTGATGTTGCTTTAAGTAAGAGTAAGGGAAAAGCTATTGCCTCAGCAACCGAAGAGAATGGAGATAATGGCCAGGAATCATCTGCATCTTTGGCTAAGGTTGTATTCATTTTGAAGCTCTTGAAGGAAATTCTGTTGATGTATGGTCCATCTGTTCATGTTCTGTTACGAAAAGATGCCGAAGTTAGCAGCAGTCATGGTCATGGTGGGGGCATATTTCACCACATTCTTTGTAAGTTTCTTCCTCACCTGAGAAGTTCCAAAAAGGAAAAGAAGTCGGATGCAGACTGGAGGCACAAACTAGCAGGTAGAGCCAGCCAGTTGTTGGTGGCTGCTTGCGTGCGTTCTACAGAAGCAAGGAAGAGAATATTCATAGAGATCAATAACGCCTTCAGTGATTTTGTTGATAGTTCTAAAGTTCACAGGCCTCCTGGAAATGATATCCAGGCTTTTGTTGATCTGCTTGGTGATGTACTGGCTGCCCGCTCGCCTACCGGTTCTTCAATTTCAGGAGAAGCTTCTGTTACATTTATAGATGTTGGTCTTGTGAGATTGCTTACACGAACTCTTCAAATGTTGGATCTGGATCATGCTGATTCCATAAAGATTGTACCAGGGCTTGTAAAGGTTCTGGAGTTGGTCACTAAAGAACATGTTCATGCTGCTGAGGCTAATACCACAAAGGGTGAGAATTCAACAAAAGCTCCTGATCATGGCCAACCTGGGGGAACGGATCATACTGGTGATATAGATACATCTCAGTCCACAGAAACTGCAGCTTTACCTAATTCAAGCTCTGCACCTACTGAAGTTGCTGAGGGTTTTAGCACTGTTCAAACCTACGGCGGATCTGAGGCTGTTACTGATGACATGGAACATGATCAGGATATTGATGGAGGCTTCGCCCCTCCAAGCGAAGATGATTACATGCATGAAAATTCTGAGGATGCAAGGGGACTTGAAAATGGACTTGGTTCTGTTGGGATACGATTTGAAATCCAACCTGATATTCGTGAGAGGCTTGATGAAGATGACGAGGATATGTCGGGTGATGAAGGAGACGAGGTTGATGAGGATGAAGACGGGGACGATGACGATGACGGACACAATGATCTGGAAGAAGATGAAGTCCATCACTTGCCGCATCCAGACACCGATCAAGATGACCATGAAATTGAAGATGAGTTTGACGAGGACATgattgaggaagaagatgaagacgaCGAAGATGATGATGGTGGAGTTATACTAAGATTGGGTGAGGGAATGAATGGGATAAATGTATTGGACCATATTGAGGTATTTGGTAGAGACCATAGTTTTTCCAACGATACCCTCCATGTGATGCCTGTTGAAGTATTTGGTTCCAGACGCCAAGGCCGTACCACATCCATCTATAATCTTTTGGGGAGATCAGGTGATAGCTCTGTTGCGTCTCAGCACCCACTTCTAATGGAGCCTTCTTCATCACGTGCAGTCTCTTCCAGACAAGCAG ATAATGGTCGTGATGGGCACATTGAAAGAAATTTAGAGTCATCCTCGTCGCGGTTAGATTCGATTTTCAGGTCTTTGAGGAACGGTCGCCATGGACAGCACGGACACCGCCTTAGCATGTGGAATGATGACCAGCAAAGTGGTGGATCTAATGCATCCAGCATCCCTGTAGGCCTTGAAGATTTGTTGGTTTCTCATTTGAGGCGTCCAACTCCTCCTGAGAAGGCCTCAGCCTCTGATCAAGAAAAAGTGGAGGAGGGTCAGCAGACGAAAAATGAATCCCAAGAATCAGCTGGGATGGTGCCTGAAACTGAAACTGCTGGTGAAAGCAGCAGTAATGATGATCAAGTTCCTCCtttgaatggctctggaagcacGCCTGCAGTAGATGATGAATCTCAAGAAGAGGGCACAGATGCAACTTTGGGTCAGCCTCATGATATGCAGTTTGAGAGCAACGATAGTGGTGTGCGGGATGTTGAGGCTGTGAGCCAAGAAAGTAGTGGAAGTGGAGCTACATTAGGAGAAAGCCTTCGGAGTTTGGATGTTGAAATTGGAAGTGCTGATGGCCATGACGATGGTCCCACAAGGAGAACAAATGTATCAATAAACGCGAGAGATGCATCCCTTCATAGTGTATCAGAAGTTAGTCAAGAAACAGACCAAAGTGATCCTGCCGAGGATGCACCACGTGATCGTGATGGTGCTGCTGGTTCTGCACCAATCGACCCTGCGTTTCTGGATGCACTTCCCGAAGAGTTACGTGCTGAGGTTCTTTCAGGCCCACAGGGGCCGGGACCGGTGGCAGCACAGCCACCTGCAACCAGCGAACCACAAAATGATGGAGACATAGACCCTGAGTTCCTTGCAGCACTTCCTCCAGACATCCGGGCAGAAGTTTTGGCTCAGCAACAAGCACAAGGGGCTCACCGAGCCCAAGAATTGGAAGGTCAACCCGTGGAGATGGATACTGTATCCATAATAGCCACATTCCCTTCAGAACTAAGGGAAGAG GTTCTTTTAACATCATCTGATGCGGTTCTTGCTAATCTGACACCTGCTCTTGTTGCGGAGGCAAATATGTTGCGAGAGAGGTTTGCACGTCGTTACAATCGGACACTTTTTGGTATGTTCCCAAGAAGTAGGAGGGGTGAGTCTTCTAGAAGAGGGGAAGGAGCTGGATCCAGCATGGATAGAAGTGGTGGGATCATTACCCGTAGGTCAAGTGGAAGTAAGCCTGTTGAAACTGATGGAGCTCCTCTAGTTGACCAAGAAGATCTTAAAGCAATGATTCGGTTGCTTCGTGTAGTTCAG CCACTATATAAACCTCAGCTCCAGAGACTGCTCTTGAATTTGTGTGCTCATGGTGACACCCGTTCTTCCGTGGTAAAGATATTGATGGACCTATTGTTGCTTGATATAAGAAAGCCTGGAAATAACTTGAATGCTTCTGAGCCATCATATAGACTTTATGCATGCCAAAGTCATGTGATGTATTCTCGTCCTCAGTGCTTTGATG GGGTCCCTCCATTGGTGTCACGCCGTGTTCTAGAAACTTTGACGTATCTGGCCAGGAATCATACATTTGTTGCAAAACTTTTGCTTCAGTTCAGATTCCCTCCTGATAAGTCTCATGGAAAAGCCATCATGGTTGTTGAAGATAATGAAACAGAAAAGCTGCAGGGAGATTTCTTGGCCATAACAATGCTGTTGAGCCTCTTGAATCAACCGCTTTATTTGAGAAGTATTGCACATCTTGAGCAG CTTCTGAACTTGTTAGATGTGATCATCGACAATGCGGAAAGCAAGCAAGCGCCTGCTCCCGTATCTGTTCCTGAAGAATCAGCTGCTCAGATGTCCACATTAAATGCTGATGATGCTGGTGGCTCAGGCTCAAATACCAAATCACCCAAAGCTGATGATGCCTCTAAGCCCTCATCTTCTGGTGCTAATACAGAATATGACTCCCACACTGTGCTGCTAAGTTTGCCACAAGCAGAGCTACGGCTTCTATGCTCGTTGCTTGCACGTGAATG TTTGTCGGATAATGCATATGCTCTTGTGGCGGAAGTACTGAAGAAGCTGGTGACAATCGCACCACATCACTGTCATTTATTCATAACAGAGCTAGCTGGAGCTATGAAGAATCTTACAACATCTGCTATGGATGAATTACGCCGATTCGGTGAAATTGAGAAAGCACTTATTACAACTACAGCTTCAGATGGAGCAGCAATTTTAAGGGTGATACAGGCATTAAGCTCACTTGTTACTTCACTTAATAATCAAGAGAAGGACGAGACAGTTGCTGAAACGGATCAAGCTGCCACCCTTTCTCTTGTTGGGGACATAAATGCAGCTTTAGAGCCTCTGTGGACAGAGTTGAGCACATGCATAAGCAAAATAGAAAGCTATTCAGATGCGTCTTCACCTTCACCTTCCCCTTCACCGGATATGTCCGAGTCATTGACATCAAGACCTTCGGGTGCAATGCCTCCACTTCCAGCTGGCACTCAGAATATCTTGCCATATATCGAGTCTTTCTTTGTTATGTGTGAGAAGTTGCACCCTGGGAGTCCACAGGATTTTGGTATTATGGATGAGGCGACGACTTCAAAAGTTGATGAAAAGCATGTGGTGTTTGTGAAGTTCTCAGAGAAGCATAGGAAGCTTCTGAATGCATTCATCCGCCAAAACCCTGGCCTGCTTGAAAAATCCTTCTCCCTGATGCTCAAAGTCCCTCGTTTTATTGATTTTGACAACAAGCGGTCTCATTTTAGATCAAAAATCAAACATCAACATGATCACCATCACAGTCCTTTGAGAATCTCTGTCAGACGTGCATACATACTTGAAGATTCATATAATCAGCTGCGGATGAGATCCACACAAGATCTCAAGGGTAGGCTGACTGTTCACTTCCAAGGAGAAGAAGGGATTGATGCGGGTGGACTTACAAGGGAATGGTATCAGCTTCTATCAAGGGTTATTTTTGACAAGGGAGCTCTGCTGTTTACAACTGTTGGCAACGACTCAACATTCCAGCCAAACCCTAATTCCGTTTATCAGACAGAACATCTCTCATACTTCAAGTTTGTTGGAAGAGTG GTTGGGAAAGCACTGTTTGATGGTCAGTTGCTTGATGTTCATTTCACAAGATCGTTCTACAAGCACATCCTTGGTGTGAAAGTGACATACCATGATATTGAAGCCATTGATCCGGGTTACTTCAAGAACTTGAAGTGGATGCTTGAG AATGATATCAGTGATATTCTGGATCTAACATTTAGTATCGATGCGGATGAAGAAAAGCTGATATTGTGCGAAAGAACAGAG GTGACGGATTATGAGCTGATCCCTGGTGGAAGAAATATTCGAGTGACGGAGGAAAACAAACATAAATACGTGGATTTGATTGCGGAGCATAGATTAACGACAGCCATACGTCCTCAAATCAATGCTTTCTTGGAAGGTTTTACCGAGTTGATTCCTCGCGACTTGATATCCATCTTTCATGATAAGGAGTTAGAACTCCTGATAAGTGGCCTTCCAGATATCGACT TGGATGACATGAAGGCCAATACAGAGTATTCTGGGTATAGTGCTGCATCTCCAGTTATCCAGTGGTTTTGGGAGGTTGCTCAAGCTTTCAGCAAAGAAGACAAAGCTCGTCTCTTGCAATTTGTCACTGGTACCTCAAAG GTGCCTTTAGAAGGATTCAGTGCTTTGCAAGGCATCTCTGGATCTCAAAAGTTTCAGATTCACAAAGCATATGGAAGACCTGACCATTTGCCCTCAGCTCACACCTG TTTCAATCAGTTGGATTTACCAGAATATCCTTCAAAGGAACATCTGGAGGAGAGGCTGCTGCTTGCAATTCATGAAGCCAATGAAGGATTTGGTTTTGGTTAA